The genomic interval GCAAATCTTTTAAAGATAAATGAGAAAGATCACTTTTTCTACTAGGCTCTTCTTCTAATTGTACATGAATTTCGTCTGACTCTAAATCTTCTTCAATAGTTAATTCTTCATCAGCTTTTAAATAAATACCTGCTTTATCTAAAATATTTTCATAGGTATAAATTGGTGCTTTAAAACGTACCGCTAATGCAATTGCATCAGAAGTTCTAGTATCAATAATTTCCTCAACACCTTCGCGTTCACAAGTAAGACTAGAAAAGAAAACGCCATCTACCAACTTATGAATAATTACTTGTTTTATGGTTATTGAAAATCTATCTGAAAAAGTTTTAAATAAATCGTGGGTTAACGGTCTTGGTGGTCTTATTTCTTTTTCTAGTGCTATCGCGATGGATTGTGCTTCAAAAGCGCCAATAATTATAGGTAGTGTTTTTGTTCCTTCCATTTCACTTAACACTAAAGCATACGCACCACTTTGCGTTTGACTGTAGGAAATTCCTTTTATAGTAAGTTGTATTAAACTCATTTAATAGTTTAGGTCAAAAAAAAATAAAAAGCTGTCTAATTTTAGGCTTTTGCATAAAATTTAGACAGCCTTTTTTCTGGCTACAATTTAATAAAAATTATGAGTTAGAAACTTTAATTTTTATAAAAAGTTATGATTGTTTAAATGCTTTTAATTTTTCTACTAATTGAGGAACAACTTCAAAAGCATCACCAACAATTCCGTAATCTGCAGCTTTAAAGAAAGGTGCATCGGCATCTGTGTTAATAACTACTTTTACTTTTGACGCATTAATTCCTGCTAAATGTTGAATTGCTCCAGAAATTCCGATAGCAATATATAAATTTGAAGCTACAGGTTTTCCAGTTTGACCAACATGCTCTCCATGTGGACGCCATCCTAAATCTGAAACTGGTTTAGAACATGCAGTTGCAGCTCCTAAAACTTCTGCTAATTCTTCTATCATTCCCCAGTTTTCTGGCCCTTTTAAACCTCTACCCGCAGAAACAACTATATCTGCATCTGCTATGGTAACTTTTCCGCTTGCTCTTTCTACACTTGTTGATGAAACTCCTAATTCTGGTAATGTGGCAGAAAAACTTTCTGTACTTCCACTTACAGAATTTTCATGAGCTCCAAATGAATTTTTAGCAAGTCCAATCACTTTTTTATCAGTAGAAATAACCGTGTTAGAAAATGCTTTGTTAGAAAACGCTTTACGTTTTACTGTAAACGGTTCTGTTGAACTTGGCAAAGCTACAACATTAGAAGCGTATCCAGCTTCTAAAGCAACTGCAACCATTGGCGCAACAAATAACCCATCAATACTAGAATCTATGATAACTACATTTGAATTTTGTGCATCAGCAGTTTGTTGAATAATTGAAGCATACGCTTTTGCATTAAAAGTTGATAAACTATCTTCTTTTACTTCAATTACTTTTTCTGCTCCGTATGCATATAATTCTGATGCATCACCACCGTTTATACTTAAAGTAACTACCTTACTTCCTAATTGTTCTGCTACTTTTTTTCCGTATGAAACTACTTCAAAAGCTGATTTTTTAAATTTTCCTTCCGATGAATCGGCAAAAACTAATACAGACATATTTTATTTAGTTATTAGTTGTTAATCATCAATTTTTGTAATACTCGACTAACAAAATTATTTTATTTTTATATTACTTTAGCTTCCGTATGTAAAAGATTAATTAAATCATCTACATTATCTACTAACTTCACAGCGCCTTTTGGTGCTGGTTTCTCAAATGATTGTGTGCTTGTCGCAGCATCTACTCCAACTGGCTCAACTACATTTAATGGCTTTTTACGTGCCATCATAATCCCTCTCATATTTGGAATACGTAAATCTTTTTCTTCAACAATCCCTTTTTGTCCTGCAACCACCAATGGTAATGAAGTACTTAAACTTTCTTCTCCTCCATCAATCTCTCTAGATAAAGAAGCATTAGTTCCTTCTACTTCCATTCCAACGCATCCGTTCACAAAGTTAAAATCTAATAAAGAAGCTAACATCCCAGGAACCATTCCTCCATTATAATCTATAGATTCTCTTCCTGCTAATACTAGATCGAATCCGCCATTTTTTACAATTTCTGCTAATTGCTTTGCAACAAATAATCCGTCTGTAGCTTCTGCATTCACTCTAATTGCATCATCTGCACCAATAGCTAAAGCCTTACGTAAAGTGGGTTCTGTAGTTGCATTACCAACATTTACAACTGTTACAGTTGCTCCTTGCTTTTCTTTAAACCACATAGCTCTTGTTAAGCTAAATTCATCATATGGATTAATTACAAATTGTACTCCGTTTGTATCAAACTTTGTATCATTATCTGTAAAATTAATTTTTGAAGTGGTATCAGGCACATGACTAATACATACCAATATTTTCATATAAAAATTCTTTTAATTTGAAGCAACGAAGATAGCACAAATAATTAAAAAATACTATGCATGCATAGTATTTTTTAATTAAATCTTTAAATTTATCTATAAACTTTTAAAACTTAATTAGGTAATTGTGCTGACCAAACGCTTCTGCCATGTGTAGATGCTATTATTTCATTCTTATGATTATCTATTGCAATTGAAGTAACCATAGAAACTGGCAAGTTTCTACCAAATCTAAACCATGAATCTTTAGCATTATCATATATATATACTCCATAATCTGTACCAGCAAATAAAGTATTATTAACAGCATCATATGCTAATGTGTTTACTGGAGTATTAGGTAAATTTGTAGAAATATTATTCCAAGTAACACCGCCATTTATAGAATGATAGACTTTTTTACCTTTTTCTAGATTACCAAAAGCTAGCCAAATTTCATGTTCATTTGTATCCTCAACTTCAATATCATTAATAAAAGCTTTGCTTAAAATTGTTTTATCATATTTATTTAAATTCTCGGTAAGATTAGTGTAAGTAATACTTTTAGGATTATTAAAATTTAGGTTATCAGTTTTATATAACGTGTTATTTATTCCATCAACACTGTAACGTACTTCTTTTCTTGAAACATACATTACTGAAGAATTTGATTTACTTATTGCAATTGCAGTATTAATACCTTGTTTTAATTTTTCAATACCATTAGAAATATCAATCGAGGATTTCATTTGGTCATTTGATAAGCTTAAAGCATAGGTGTAATTTTTTATTTTAAGGTTAAAGTATTCATTAGAATCAAAAACTAATTGAGAACTATTATTGGGATTAAATTTTAATTGAGATCTATTATAATTTCCAAACCTTCTAGCGGTAAAAGAGGTACTAACTCCTCCATTATTACTAACATGTAATGATCTAGCTTTATTAAAGTAAATAACACTTGCATTTTTGGGATCTGCGTACACTCTTCCCTCACCCCAAATACCCTCTGTTCTTGTCCAACCTAACCAATCTAAACCAGCATTATGATTTTCATACCAACCAGTATCTTGATTTCCAATTCTTAATGTTCTAAAATTTCCAAAATTATTATACGCCATATTAAAAGCTAAAAACAGATTTAAATTACCTGAAATATTAGGAAAATTAGAAAATTTTAAATTATTATCTATATCAAAAGTTCTATGAATTGAACCATCTGTACCTAACAATAATCTTCCGGTAGTAGCATTGTAATTAATTGCTCTTATATCTTGATGTAAATCATTATAATATCCATCTAGTATAGTTTCATTATGTTTTGTATTATTGATTACTCTTAATCTACGCGTACCTAAAAGTATCTCATTTTTACTTACAACTTGAAACGTTTGAATCATATTATCCGAAGAAAAAGCATACCTTTTTTTTGAAGATAAAGAATTATATAATTCTAGATTCGACCAATCTTTTTCTGCCGTTATAAAATAAACTTTTGAAATAGAACTTCTTAAACATAAATATAGCGTGCCCTTATAATTATAAGTAGCAATAGCATTATCAGAGCTCTTTTTCAAATTAACTTTAACGTCTTTAGTTGCGTTGATTTTATCGTTAATTAATGATTCTACAGAATCTGTAAGGTTTTCCCAAGTTTTACCTCCATCTGTAGTTTTAAAAACTAAATTATTAACTGGAACTTTTGAGTAACTCCAGACATCTACTCTACCTGTAACAACAACTATATTACTATTTATTGGGTTTACCTCAATATGAGAAAGTAAAATCTTTGATGCTTCTATTTCTGGAATTACATTTTTTGTTTTTATCCAATTTAAACCTGCATCAATTGACTTATAAACATGTTTACTTCCCAATGAATACATTATATTTGTATTACTAGCTACTGCAATTTTATTAGCATCAAATTTTTCATTCGAAACATACCATTTACCTCCAGATAAAGGTTTTTTTATAATACCTAACCCATATCTAGAATTTCCATGACCACCAAAATTAGCGCTTTCATTAGATGATGCTGCATAAATTGTATTACCTACAATCTTTACGTCATTTACAGTCCCAATCGGTAAATCATCTGTTAAAGAAACCCAAGTTGGACTATTGGAATCTATATTTTGTGTTTGCCAAACACCACCAGATCTAGCGCCAATTATTACATGGTTTTTATTTTTTGGGTTTACAGTGATAGCATCAATTCTACCAATCCCTTTTAGACCAGATTGATTTTTACCTCTTGGAAAAATAGTTGGCCCTATAATACTCCATTTTGGGATATTTTTTTCAACATCTTTTTTATTTTTTATGTTTTTTAGACTAAAATATTCTTTATCATAAGAATCCATATTGCCATTTTCATCTACTCTAGTTTCCCAATAAGAATGCCATCTTACATATTTTTTATATTCTTTATCCAAAGCTGCTTTTTCATTTTCATTCAAAGTCGATCTATTTTCAAATCGTTTTTCAAATTTTTCGTTATTAGCAATTACTAATTCAAAATAATTGTTTTCAGTAATATCTTTTCGGGTATTTTGAATTTGATTTTGTGAAAAAGTAAATTGAAAAATAAACAGAGAACTTAGCAATAAAAATTTTTTCTTAATTTTCATATAATTATATTTCAGCTTATTAATAATATTTAAGATTAAATATTTCTTTTTTCAATCTCAAATTTAGGTTATTTTTTATCCATTCGAAAGTTAATAATTAGATAAAATAAACTATTAAATATATCAATTTTATTATAATTAACTCTTTATAATATTTCAGTTTCTAAAAGAAAAAATTGAGTAGAAATTTATTACTTTTGCACCTCGAATAAACAACTATAATTAAAAGTACATGAAAACAGTTCAGTTTAGAGAAGCCATCTGTGAAGCAATGAGCGAAGAAATGCGTACCGATGAAAGCATTTATTTAATTGGTGAAGAAGTTGCAGAATATAACGGTGCTTACAAAGCTAGTAAAGGAATGTTAGATGAATTTGGTGAAAAGAGAGTAATAGATGCTCCTATTGCCGAATTAGGTTTTGGCGGTATTGCCGTAGGTTCTGCGATGAATGGAAACAGACCTATTGTTGAGTATATGACCTTTAATTTTGCTTTAGTTGGAATTGATCAAATTATAAATAATGCAGCTAAAATTAGACAAATGTCTGGTGGACAGTTTAATTGTCCAATTGTATTTAGAGGACCAACTGGTTCTGCAGGTCAATTAGGTGCAACGCATTCTCAAGCTTTCGAAAACTGGTTTGCAAACACACCAGGTTTAAAGGTAGTTATTCCTTCTAATCCATATGATGCAAAAGGTTTATTAAAAGCTGCTATTAGAGATGATGATCCGGTAATTTTTATGGAATCTGAACAAATGTATGGTGATAAAATGGAGATTCCAGAAGGTGAATATATTATTCCTATTGGAGTTGCAGACATCAAAAGAGAAGGTACAGATGTTACTGTAGTTTCTTTTGGTAAGATTATAAAAGAAGCATACAAGGCTGCTGATGAATTAGCTAAAGAAGGTATCTCAATTGAAATTATTGATTTACGTACCGTACGTCCAATGGATCATAATGCAATTTTAGAATCTGTAAAGAAAACCAATAGATTAGTTATTTTAGAAGAAGCTTGGCCATTTGGAAGTGTTTCTTCAGAAATTACTTATAGAATCCAAGATGAAGCATTTGATTATTTAGATGCTCCTATTAAAAGAATAACAACTTCAGATACACCAGCACCATATTCTCCTGTATTATTAGAGAAATGGTTACCAAACAGCAACAATGTTGTTAAGGCTGTGAAAGAAGTAATGTATCTTTAATTACTTTAAAACATATATTAAAACTCCTTTCTATACTATTTAGAAAGGAGTTTTTAGTTAAAAAAGAATAACCTTTTATTAACCTTTTAAAAGAGCAAATAATTAGTATTTTTGCAGTCCATTTTTTATGGATAAAAAATAGATAAATATGAGTACAAAAGAAAAACAAACATTTGATGTTTTAATCGAAATTCCTAAAGGAAGTAGAAACAAATATGAATACGACTTTGAACTAAATAAAATTCGTTTTGACAGAATGCTATTTTCTTCAATGATGTATCCTGCAGATTACGGATTTGTCCCCGAAACATTAGCATTAGACGATGATCCTCTGGATGTTTTAGTACTTGGACACGAACCTACTTTTCCAATGTGTGTTATGGAAGTAAGACCTATTGGAGTGTTTCATATGACTGATGAAAAAGGACCAGATGAAAAAATCATCTGTGTACCTGTTTCTGATCCTATCTGGAATAAGAAAATAGATTTATCCGATTTAAATCCACATAGAATTAAAGAAATAGAGCACTTTTTTAAAGTTTATAAAGATTTAGAAAAGAAAAAAGTTGATGTTGGTGGTTGGGGAGACGCAGAAGAAGCCAAACAAATCTATAAAGATTGTGTTGAGAGATATGAGAAAAGTGAACA from Lutibacter sp. Hel_I_33_5 carries:
- a CDS encoding bifunctional nuclease family protein; the encoded protein is MSLIQLTIKGISYSQTQSGAYALVLSEMEGTKTLPIIIGAFEAQSIAIALEKEIRPPRPLTHDLFKTFSDRFSITIKQVIIHKLVDGVFFSSLTCEREGVEEIIDTRTSDAIALAVRFKAPIYTYENILDKAGIYLKADEELTIEEDLESDEIHVQLEEEPSRKSDLSHLSLKDLHTQLNDAVANENYEIAAKIRDEISKRS
- a CDS encoding electron transfer flavoprotein subunit alpha/FixB family protein, with the translated sequence MSVLVFADSSEGKFKKSAFEVVSYGKKVAEQLGSKVVTLSINGGDASELYAYGAEKVIEVKEDSLSTFNAKAYASIIQQTADAQNSNVVIIDSSIDGLFVAPMVAVALEAGYASNVVALPSSTEPFTVKRKAFSNKAFSNTVISTDKKVIGLAKNSFGAHENSVSGSTESFSATLPELGVSSTSVERASGKVTIADADIVVSAGRGLKGPENWGMIEELAEVLGAATACSKPVSDLGWRPHGEHVGQTGKPVASNLYIAIGISGAIQHLAGINASKVKVVINTDADAPFFKAADYGIVGDAFEVVPQLVEKLKAFKQS
- a CDS encoding electron transfer flavoprotein subunit beta/FixA family protein is translated as MKILVCISHVPDTTSKINFTDNDTKFDTNGVQFVINPYDEFSLTRAMWFKEKQGATVTVVNVGNATTEPTLRKALAIGADDAIRVNAEATDGLFVAKQLAEIVKNGGFDLVLAGRESIDYNGGMVPGMLASLLDFNFVNGCVGMEVEGTNASLSREIDGGEESLSTSLPLVVAGQKGIVEEKDLRIPNMRGIMMARKKPLNVVEPVGVDAATSTQSFEKPAPKGAVKLVDNVDDLINLLHTEAKVI
- a CDS encoding pyruvate dehydrogenase complex E1 component subunit beta — protein: MKTVQFREAICEAMSEEMRTDESIYLIGEEVAEYNGAYKASKGMLDEFGEKRVIDAPIAELGFGGIAVGSAMNGNRPIVEYMTFNFALVGIDQIINNAAKIRQMSGGQFNCPIVFRGPTGSAGQLGATHSQAFENWFANTPGLKVVIPSNPYDAKGLLKAAIRDDDPVIFMESEQMYGDKMEIPEGEYIIPIGVADIKREGTDVTVVSFGKIIKEAYKAADELAKEGISIEIIDLRTVRPMDHNAILESVKKTNRLVILEEAWPFGSVSSEITYRIQDEAFDYLDAPIKRITTSDTPAPYSPVLLEKWLPNSNNVVKAVKEVMYL
- a CDS encoding inorganic diphosphatase, which produces MSTKEKQTFDVLIEIPKGSRNKYEYDFELNKIRFDRMLFSSMMYPADYGFVPETLALDDDPLDVLVLGHEPTFPMCVMEVRPIGVFHMTDEKGPDEKIICVPVSDPIWNKKIDLSDLNPHRIKEIEHFFKVYKDLEKKKVDVGGWGDAEEAKQIYKDCVERYEKSEHKKNGNFKI